From Rhodoferax sp. AJA081-3, the proteins below share one genomic window:
- a CDS encoding DUF6362 family protein translates to MANIKTNWTADDVANRFEEAASTARRLPPVRVQGYFTLWPTVVRSEWERMSADERPKMHFQPSPSEVDAMLEVMHWVQWLEVEQRHLVWMRAKRYGWREISIRFGCCTKTAQRRWAQSLQRVTEQLNSALKVRA, encoded by the coding sequence ATGGCTAACATCAAGACAAACTGGACTGCCGATGATGTGGCCAACCGCTTTGAGGAGGCTGCCAGCACGGCACGTCGCCTGCCACCTGTTCGTGTGCAGGGTTACTTCACCCTCTGGCCCACAGTGGTGCGGTCAGAGTGGGAACGCATGTCGGCAGATGAACGACCCAAGATGCACTTCCAACCCAGTCCGAGTGAGGTCGATGCCATGCTTGAGGTCATGCACTGGGTTCAGTGGCTGGAGGTTGAGCAGCGTCACCTCGTGTGGATGCGAGCCAAGCGCTACGGCTGGCGCGAGATCAGCATTCGCTTTGGCTGCTGCACCAAGACAGCACAACGCAGGTGGGCACAGTCGCTTCAGCGCGTAACCGAGCAACTCAACAGTGCCTTGAAGGTTCGTGCGTAA
- a CDS encoding crossover junction endodeoxyribonuclease RuvC, translating to MVVLALDLGTTTGWALRSRDGQIAHGFVNFKPQRFEGGGMRYLRFKRWLSEITGAVGEIHSVYFEEVRRHSGVDAAHVYGGLMATLTTWCEHHNVPYQGIPVGTIKKHATGKGNAGKAEVIAAMRAKGHPVTDDNEADALALLGWAIDTQEL from the coding sequence CTGGTTGTGCTGGCCCTAGACCTGGGCACCACCACCGGTTGGGCATTGCGTTCACGCGACGGGCAGATCGCACATGGCTTTGTGAACTTCAAACCCCAACGCTTTGAAGGCGGTGGCATGCGCTACCTGCGGTTCAAGCGCTGGCTCTCAGAGATCACAGGCGCGGTCGGTGAAATCCATTCGGTCTATTTTGAGGAGGTGCGTCGGCACAGCGGTGTCGATGCCGCTCACGTCTACGGAGGCCTCATGGCCACGCTCACGACCTGGTGCGAGCACCACAACGTGCCATACCAGGGCATCCCTGTGGGCACGATCAAGAAGCACGCCACGGGCAAAGGCAACGCTGGAAAGGCAGAGGTCATTGCGGCCATGCGTGCGAAAGGCCACCCGGTCACCGACGACAACGAAGCAGATGCTCTGGCCCTGTTGGGTTGGGCGATCGATACACAGGAGCTTTGA
- a CDS encoding AAA family ATPase: protein MTQDNIVWLDYNNAPEQRDDLAADTETLRAALLDRLESVLHYLFPQGRIRGSKFYIGDVDGTPGKSMVVELDGSRRGLWKDFSTEDGGDVLDLWAMSQGLSARHDFPRVVDEIRQWLGFAPPIVRPVMRDTRTVPIDELGPYTAKWDYCTAQGELIACVYRYDPPTGKEFRPWDVRARMWRAPDPRPIYNLPTVSTSRAIVLVEGEKCADALIGLGIVATTAMNGAKAPIDKTDWSPLRGKDVLIWPDRDSPGWEYAENAAKACALAGCNSVAILVPPTDKPAKWDAADGLAEGFDCKAFIGDGERRVVKAATPLLPSFTLGQLLDDDTPLPDDLIAPRVVTPGGMLVFGGAPKVGKSDFLLAWLTHMSAGQPFLGMTPARPLRVFYLQAEVQYHYLRERAKKIRLSEPALLLARVNFVATPQLQTLLNDAGLAQIIPTIQMAFGGPPPDIIVIDPIRNVFDGGDAGGENDNGAMLFFLSQRVDRIRREVNVDAGVILAHHTKKLSKKQFEEDPFQALAGAGSLRGYYSTGMLLQRPDEARTTRQLIYELRNGAAIPNKFVDKVDDEWRQVDVNDRLVLKEYGERLDAERRRKRDAILQILFEEAAQGRGYTGNQFAETFEGKAGLGGERTIRERLSVLSTQGYIKYFRNGKDYGLPSCGRSKFGYLCVEGMVLNMPGDTPDPLTGELPIRALAVLPTHYKCPQSGAAMPVENPDVWVYQDDITDPKEST from the coding sequence ATGACCCAGGACAACATTGTCTGGTTGGACTACAACAACGCTCCTGAGCAGCGCGACGACCTGGCTGCCGATACTGAGACGCTGCGGGCAGCGCTGCTAGATCGACTCGAATCCGTTCTCCACTACCTGTTTCCGCAGGGGCGGATAAGAGGCAGCAAGTTCTACATTGGTGATGTCGACGGCACACCAGGCAAAAGCATGGTGGTCGAACTGGATGGTTCCAGACGCGGGTTGTGGAAGGACTTCTCGACGGAGGACGGTGGTGATGTCCTTGACCTTTGGGCGATGTCCCAAGGCTTGTCAGCGCGTCATGACTTTCCGCGGGTTGTCGATGAGATCCGGCAATGGCTGGGTTTTGCACCACCCATCGTCCGACCCGTCATGCGCGACACGCGCACTGTGCCGATAGATGAGTTGGGGCCATATACCGCCAAGTGGGACTACTGCACGGCCCAGGGCGAACTCATTGCGTGTGTCTACCGGTATGACCCGCCAACCGGCAAGGAGTTTCGCCCTTGGGACGTGCGTGCCCGTATGTGGCGCGCGCCCGACCCCCGACCTATCTACAACCTGCCAACCGTATCAACCTCACGCGCAATTGTGTTGGTAGAGGGCGAGAAATGTGCCGACGCCTTGATTGGCCTGGGCATTGTCGCCACGACGGCCATGAATGGGGCCAAGGCTCCTATCGACAAGACAGACTGGAGTCCGCTCAGAGGTAAGGATGTCCTGATCTGGCCAGACCGGGATTCACCGGGTTGGGAGTATGCAGAGAACGCGGCCAAGGCCTGTGCACTTGCAGGATGCAATTCCGTGGCGATCCTGGTCCCACCGACTGACAAGCCCGCCAAGTGGGATGCTGCAGACGGTTTGGCAGAAGGGTTTGATTGCAAAGCGTTCATCGGAGACGGCGAGCGCAGGGTCGTCAAGGCAGCCACCCCTTTGCTGCCAAGTTTCACCCTCGGTCAGCTGCTGGATGACGATACGCCCTTGCCAGATGATCTCATTGCTCCCCGGGTAGTGACTCCTGGTGGGATGCTGGTATTCGGCGGAGCGCCCAAGGTCGGCAAGAGTGACTTTTTGCTGGCATGGCTAACCCACATGTCGGCAGGGCAGCCGTTTTTGGGCATGACACCAGCACGGCCACTGCGGGTGTTCTATCTGCAAGCCGAAGTGCAATACCACTACCTGCGCGAACGTGCCAAAAAGATCCGACTGTCAGAACCCGCACTTTTGTTGGCCAGAGTCAATTTTGTGGCCACTCCCCAGCTTCAAACGCTGCTCAACGACGCGGGTCTTGCCCAAATCATTCCAACCATTCAGATGGCCTTTGGCGGTCCGCCACCCGACATCATCGTTATCGACCCGATTCGCAATGTCTTTGATGGCGGCGATGCCGGTGGCGAGAACGACAACGGTGCCATGCTGTTCTTTCTGTCGCAACGGGTGGATCGGATCCGTCGTGAGGTCAATGTCGACGCGGGTGTGATTCTGGCTCACCACACCAAGAAACTCTCCAAAAAACAGTTCGAAGAGGACCCGTTTCAGGCGCTTGCCGGGGCAGGAAGTTTGCGCGGCTATTACTCCACTGGCATGTTGCTGCAGCGTCCCGACGAGGCGCGCACCACTCGGCAATTGATTTATGAGCTGCGCAACGGTGCTGCCATTCCCAACAAGTTTGTTGACAAGGTTGACGATGAATGGCGACAAGTCGATGTCAATGATCGTCTGGTCCTGAAGGAGTACGGTGAGCGCCTTGACGCAGAGCGCCGCCGCAAACGGGATGCCATTTTGCAGATCCTGTTTGAGGAGGCAGCTCAGGGTCGCGGCTACACCGGCAATCAATTCGCAGAGACCTTCGAGGGCAAGGCAGGTCTTGGCGGCGAGCGCACCATTCGCGAGCGTCTCTCGGTCCTGTCCACCCAGGGCTACATCAAGTATTTCCGCAATGGCAAGGACTACGGTCTGCCGTCCTGTGGCCGCAGCAAGTTCGGCTATTTGTGCGTCGAAGGCATGGTCCTGAACATGCCGGGCGACACGCCTGACCCGCTCACTGGCGAGCTGCCTATTCGGGCGCTCGCAGTGCTTCCCACCCACTACAAATGCCCGCAATCCGGTGCTGCAATGCCCGTTGAGAACCCGGATGTGTGGGTTTACCAAGACGACATCACCGACCCGAAGGAGTCCACATGA
- a CDS encoding DUF6511 domain-containing protein: MIDPTEMEIAAMRSCLSPLGEYVGEIGMTRPLADYSREEVLTLVDVVVSAYQAHMLAEHERMAARDRTFLEQRIAQQQTTAEIRGAM; encoded by the coding sequence ATGATTGATCCCACGGAAATGGAAATCGCCGCGATGCGATCCTGTCTCTCACCATTGGGTGAGTATGTTGGGGAAATTGGTATGACGCGACCTCTGGCGGATTACAGCCGCGAGGAAGTCTTGACTCTGGTCGATGTAGTGGTCTCGGCATATCAGGCGCACATGCTCGCGGAGCATGAGCGCATGGCAGCCCGAGACCGCACGTTTCTGGAGCAGCGCATCGCGCAGCAGCAGACGACTGCGGAAATAAGGGGTGCAATGTGA
- a CDS encoding DEAD/DEAH box helicase, with product MMLRPRQTQLVERTLAALRQYGNTLAVAPTGSGKTIMLSAVAGSVLAEPDAKACILAHRTELTGQNRTKFSRVNPSLTTSVVDANEKSWSGRATFAMVQTLSKGANLDQIPTLDLLVIDEAHHASSPSYRAVIDKVQSRNPDAAICGLTATPNRGDGQGLRDVFSNLADQITLAEMIASGHLVPPRTFVIDVGAQEALSKVRRTAVDFDMDEVASILNKTLITDAVIRNWKEKASDRKTIVFCSTVAHAQCVCNGFNAAGVPTVVIHGDLPESERKACIASFECGDAQVIVNVAILTEGYDFTPTACVVLLRPSSYKSTFIQMVGRGLRTVDPEEHPHVIKTDCIVLDFGTASLMHGALEQDVNLDGHQHDGEALTKDCPECGAVVPLAVMECPFCGHTWERQPQDGGVLSDFVMSEIDLLKRSNFRWCDLFGCDDALMATGFTAWGGVFFLAGRWHAVGGGQGMGTHLLAVGERTVCMAKADDWLNDHESEDSAHKTRRWLNEPPTEKQLRFLPEPMRADFGLTRYQASALLSFQFNKAQIQRLVVAANDNYREAA from the coding sequence ATGATGCTCCGTCCCCGTCAAACCCAATTGGTTGAGCGCACGCTGGCGGCCTTGCGCCAGTATGGCAACACGCTGGCTGTTGCTCCCACTGGCTCTGGCAAGACCATCATGCTGTCGGCGGTGGCTGGCAGTGTGTTGGCCGAGCCGGACGCTAAAGCGTGCATCCTCGCACACCGCACCGAGCTCACTGGTCAAAACCGGACCAAGTTTTCTCGTGTAAATCCAAGCCTGACCACTTCGGTGGTCGATGCCAACGAGAAATCCTGGTCCGGCAGGGCCACCTTTGCCATGGTGCAGACCCTTTCAAAGGGTGCAAATCTGGACCAGATTCCGACTCTGGACCTGCTGGTGATTGACGAAGCGCATCACGCGTCATCGCCCAGCTACCGAGCAGTGATCGACAAGGTGCAAAGCCGCAATCCGGATGCTGCTATCTGCGGCCTGACTGCTACTCCGAACCGGGGCGATGGTCAGGGTCTTCGTGATGTGTTTTCCAATCTTGCAGATCAGATCACTCTGGCCGAGATGATTGCAAGCGGGCACCTGGTTCCGCCGCGTACTTTTGTGATCGATGTCGGCGCGCAGGAAGCGTTGAGCAAGGTGCGGCGCACTGCAGTGGACTTTGACATGGACGAAGTCGCGTCCATTCTCAACAAAACCCTAATCACCGATGCCGTCATCAGGAACTGGAAGGAAAAAGCCAGCGATCGCAAGACCATCGTGTTTTGTTCGACCGTCGCTCATGCCCAGTGCGTGTGCAATGGCTTCAATGCGGCCGGTGTTCCCACAGTGGTCATTCATGGCGATCTACCAGAGAGCGAACGCAAAGCCTGTATCGCCAGCTTCGAATGCGGCGATGCGCAGGTCATAGTCAACGTGGCCATCCTTACCGAAGGCTATGACTTCACACCAACCGCCTGTGTTGTGTTGCTGCGGCCAAGCTCCTACAAATCCACCTTCATTCAGATGGTGGGCCGGGGCCTGCGCACAGTGGACCCCGAGGAACATCCGCACGTCATCAAGACAGACTGCATCGTGCTCGACTTTGGTACGGCCAGCCTCATGCATGGCGCACTGGAGCAGGATGTCAACTTGGATGGCCACCAGCACGATGGTGAGGCCCTAACCAAAGATTGCCCGGAATGTGGTGCCGTTGTTCCCTTGGCGGTCATGGAGTGTCCGTTTTGTGGCCATACATGGGAGCGTCAGCCGCAGGATGGCGGTGTTTTGAGCGACTTCGTGATGAGTGAAATCGATTTGCTCAAGCGCTCCAACTTTCGCTGGTGTGACCTTTTTGGCTGTGACGACGCACTGATGGCCACCGGATTCACAGCTTGGGGTGGTGTGTTTTTCCTGGCTGGTCGCTGGCATGCAGTGGGTGGCGGTCAAGGCATGGGTACCCATCTATTGGCAGTTGGCGAGCGTACTGTGTGCATGGCTAAGGCCGACGATTGGCTTAACGACCATGAGTCGGAGGATTCCGCTCACAAGACGCGGCGCTGGCTCAACGAGCCGCCCACTGAAAAGCAACTGCGCTTTCTGCCCGAGCCGATGCGTGCCGACTTTGGCCTGACCCGATATCAGGCATCGGCGCTGCTCTCCTTTCAGTTCAACAAGGCACAGATCCAACGCCTGGTCGTCGCTGCCAACGACAACTACCGGGAGGCAGCTTGA
- a CDS encoding ATP-binding protein, with amino-acid sequence MKLPIITADQRLAEQRGVKGVLVGKSGIGKTSQLWTLKATATLFFDLEAGDLAVEGWAGDTIRPRTWQECRDFAVFIGGPNPALRDDQPYSKAHFDAVCTRFGEPTDLDKYDTVFVDSITVAGRLCLQWSKGQPQAYSEKTGKPDSRGAYGLMGQEMIAWLTHLQHTRRKNVWFVGILNESLDDFNRRIFSLQIDGSKTGLELPGIVDEVVTLAEVKGDDGVNYRAFVCHTLNTWGYPAKDRSGRLDAIEEPHLGRLMEKIAGPAKPASERLAFARPISASTAGAPAIPESIATQEI; translated from the coding sequence ATGAAACTCCCCATCATTACTGCGGACCAGCGCCTTGCTGAGCAGCGTGGCGTCAAGGGCGTGCTCGTTGGCAAAAGCGGCATAGGCAAGACGTCTCAGCTTTGGACACTGAAAGCTACAGCCACCTTGTTCTTTGACCTGGAAGCAGGTGACTTGGCGGTCGAGGGTTGGGCGGGCGACACCATCCGTCCACGCACATGGCAGGAATGCCGTGATTTCGCTGTCTTCATTGGTGGTCCTAACCCAGCGTTGCGCGATGACCAGCCTTACAGCAAAGCGCATTTCGATGCGGTTTGCACACGCTTTGGCGAACCCACAGATTTGGACAAATACGACACAGTATTTGTGGACTCGATCACCGTCGCCGGTCGTCTGTGCCTGCAGTGGAGCAAGGGACAGCCTCAGGCGTACTCCGAGAAGACTGGCAAGCCCGACAGCCGTGGTGCCTACGGCTTGATGGGCCAGGAAATGATTGCCTGGCTCACGCATCTGCAACACACCCGTCGCAAGAACGTCTGGTTTGTCGGCATCCTCAATGAGTCACTGGACGATTTCAATCGCCGTATTTTCTCTTTGCAGATCGACGGCTCGAAGACCGGTCTGGAGTTGCCAGGAATTGTTGATGAGGTCGTCACCTTGGCTGAGGTCAAGGGGGACGACGGAGTGAACTACCGGGCATTCGTCTGCCACACGCTCAACACCTGGGGATACCCAGCCAAGGACCGTTCCGGTCGACTCGATGCCATTGAGGAGCCGCACCTGGGTCGCCTCATGGAAAAGATCGCTGGCCCCGCCAAGCCCGCCAGCGAGCGACTTGCCTTTGCGCGCCCCATTTCTGCCAGTACCGCTGGTGCTCCCGCCATCCCCGAATCCATTGCAACTCAGGAGATCTGA
- a CDS encoding radical SAM protein, whose amino-acid sequence MKFPSFKKPTAAKVSGPKPLVLAPSAPKSLMSRLRKHLSFHSVALPDSVRIPANGTTRPDEVIRNLTDATIDDIAFAIQGTEAECSAIIRRSGALKELYEAARKRGALGTTTVADAFASLSDEELRK is encoded by the coding sequence ATGAAGTTTCCAAGTTTCAAAAAACCGACCGCCGCAAAGGTTTCCGGCCCCAAGCCCCTCGTTCTCGCGCCGAGCGCACCGAAGTCGCTGATGTCACGGCTGCGCAAGCACCTGTCGTTTCATTCGGTAGCTTTGCCCGATTCTGTACGCATTCCCGCGAATGGCACAACCCGTCCCGACGAAGTGATTCGTAATCTGACTGATGCGACGATTGATGACATTGCATTTGCCATCCAGGGTACCGAAGCTGAATGCAGCGCAATCATTCGCCGCTCGGGAGCCTTGAAAGAACTGTACGAGGCAGCGCGCAAACGCGGTGCACTTGGCACCACGACGGTTGCAGATGCTTTTGCGTCCCTGTCTGATGAGGAGTTGCGCAAATGA
- a CDS encoding helix-turn-helix domain-containing protein → MSVKHLNQRQLADRWDVSEATLERWRTEGIGPVFLKLQGRVLYRVEDVEAFETNSLRKSTSERADAGGAA, encoded by the coding sequence GTGAGTGTCAAACACCTCAACCAACGCCAACTGGCCGACCGTTGGGACGTTAGCGAAGCCACACTGGAACGCTGGCGGACCGAAGGTATCGGACCGGTATTTTTGAAACTGCAAGGGCGCGTGCTGTACCGCGTCGAGGACGTGGAAGCGTTCGAGACTAACAGCCTGCGCAAGAGTACCTCTGAGCGTGCAGACGCAGGAGGTGCAGCATGA
- a CDS encoding DUF2188 domain-containing protein: protein MAGKNQHVVPRDDQWAVRGAGNSRDTSHHRTQSEAERAAREIAMNQKSEVLIHGENGRIRERNSYGNDPYPPKG from the coding sequence ATGGCCGGAAAAAATCAACACGTTGTACCCCGCGATGACCAATGGGCTGTTCGCGGCGCTGGAAATAGTCGCGACACCTCGCATCACCGCACCCAGTCAGAAGCTGAACGCGCGGCACGAGAAATCGCCATGAATCAAAAAAGTGAAGTTTTGATTCATGGAGAAAACGGTCGTATCCGCGAGCGCAATAGCTACGGAAACGACCCTTATCCGCCGAAAGGCTGA
- a CDS encoding helix-turn-helix domain-containing protein: MPSPLGDKIRALRKQKKLSLEQLAELTESSKSYIWELENKDDPKPSADKIGKIAAVLEVTAEFLLTESSATPDEAVLDEAFFRKFKTMSEPDKKKIRKILDAWEDE; this comes from the coding sequence GTGCCTTCACCCCTGGGCGACAAGATCCGCGCACTGCGAAAACAAAAAAAGCTCAGCCTTGAGCAACTGGCAGAGCTGACAGAGTCCAGCAAAAGCTACATCTGGGAGCTGGAAAATAAAGACGATCCGAAGCCATCGGCTGACAAGATTGGCAAGATTGCGGCCGTCCTCGAGGTCACTGCCGAGTTCCTGCTCACAGAATCTTCGGCCACACCGGACGAGGCAGTGCTTGATGAAGCGTTCTTCCGCAAATTCAAAACCATGTCCGAACCGGACAAGAAGAAGATCCGAAAAATCCTGGATGCCTGGGAGGACGAATGA
- a CDS encoding ImmA/IrrE family metallo-endopeptidase: MTEAKGPMVEANRISKMLNMVLGPERFPVKVDELAQEYSRQCFADSPIDKVQGEDLDGFDGLLKANKSRSKWLILYNSAVRSEGRKRFTIAHEFGHYLLHRHQQSEFQCGDDDIETGDRNKNDIETVADQFASTLLMPLDDFRKQVDGQSVSFDLLGHCADRYGVSLTAAALRWIEIADKRAVLVASRDDHMLWAKSNESAFKSGAYFATRKRTIPVPRASLVYSDNCSGAAQSQSIQAKVWFPREPAYVELTEMSKIAGNYDYTLSLLLMPEAEWRQPQHDDGEPEEDSFDRFINNGQFPDRK, from the coding sequence ATGACGGAGGCGAAAGGTCCCATGGTTGAGGCCAACCGCATCTCGAAGATGCTCAACATGGTGCTCGGCCCAGAACGATTTCCGGTCAAGGTTGATGAGTTGGCGCAGGAATATTCGCGGCAGTGCTTTGCAGATTCCCCGATCGACAAGGTTCAAGGCGAAGACCTCGACGGATTCGACGGCCTTCTGAAGGCAAACAAGTCACGATCGAAGTGGTTGATCCTCTATAACAGTGCAGTCCGATCCGAGGGCCGCAAGCGTTTCACGATCGCGCACGAGTTTGGCCACTATCTTCTGCATCGTCATCAGCAGAGCGAATTCCAATGCGGTGACGATGACATTGAGACTGGTGATCGCAACAAGAACGACATTGAAACCGTCGCAGATCAGTTTGCATCAACTTTGTTGATGCCACTTGACGATTTCCGAAAGCAAGTTGACGGGCAGTCAGTCAGTTTTGATCTCCTGGGACACTGTGCCGATCGGTATGGCGTATCCCTGACTGCAGCTGCATTGCGATGGATTGAGATCGCAGACAAGCGAGCAGTCCTTGTGGCCAGCCGCGACGATCACATGCTTTGGGCAAAATCGAACGAGTCTGCGTTCAAGTCTGGCGCGTATTTCGCAACACGCAAACGGACAATCCCCGTCCCGCGCGCGTCATTGGTTTACAGCGATAACTGTTCAGGAGCCGCGCAATCTCAGTCAATACAGGCAAAGGTCTGGTTTCCGCGTGAGCCTGCCTATGTTGAACTGACAGAGATGTCGAAGATCGCAGGAAATTACGACTACACGCTATCCCTGCTATTGATGCCTGAAGCCGAGTGGCGGCAGCCTCAGCACGACGACGGCGAGCCCGAGGAAGATAGCTTTGACCGATTCATAAATAACGGCCAATTTCCAGACAGAAAGTAA
- a CDS encoding DUF2924 domain-containing protein, with protein sequence MASQISQLPELAMADIKSLWQRLFHAANPTHNRQFLERRIAYKLQEIEFRKVDPGLLDRNKRRIENLIETGKVKTRDPDYRPVAGTMLTREYQGKEYRVIASADGNYNFDGRTFQSLSQIAREITGTRWSGPVFFGLKARTEKKAATRKGGRS encoded by the coding sequence GTGGCATCGCAAATTTCTCAGTTGCCCGAACTGGCCATGGCGGACATCAAGTCGCTTTGGCAACGGCTGTTCCACGCTGCGAACCCCACCCACAACCGGCAATTTCTGGAACGCCGGATTGCCTACAAATTGCAGGAAATCGAGTTTCGCAAGGTCGACCCAGGACTTCTTGATCGCAATAAGCGCCGCATCGAAAACTTGATTGAAACCGGCAAGGTCAAGACTCGCGATCCTGACTACCGTCCTGTGGCTGGCACCATGCTCACCCGCGAGTACCAGGGCAAGGAATATCGCGTCATTGCCAGCGCCGATGGCAATTACAACTTTGACGGCCGGACATTCCAAAGCCTGTCCCAGATCGCGCGGGAAATTACGGGCACGCGGTGGTCGGGGCCGGTTTTTTTTGGTCTCAAAGCGCGTACCGAGAAAAAGGCAGCGACTAGGAAGGGAGGTAGGTCATGA
- a CDS encoding recombinase family protein — MSDVLKRRMRCAVYTRKSSEEGLDQEYNSIDAQRDAGHAYIASQRAEGWIPVADDYDDPAFSGGNMERPGLKRLMADIEAGKVDVVVIYKIDRLTRSLADFSKMVEVFERQGVSFVSVTQQFNTTTSMGRLMLNVLLSFAQFEREVTGERIRDKIAASKRKGMWMGGVPPLGYDVENRRLVPNPQEAKLIRHIFTRFVELGSSTKLVKELKLDGVTSKAWTTQDGKVREGKPIDKGLVYKLLGNRTYLGELRHKEQWYQAEHLAIVDQPVWDSVHAILATNGRSRANATRATTPFLLKGIVFGHDGRALTPWHSTKKTTGKRYRYYLPMRDLKEHAGASGLPRMPAAELESAVLDQLRNILRAPNLLSDLVPQAKKLDPTLDEAKVTVAMTRLDLIWDQLFPAEQTRIVKMLIEKVIVSPSDLEVRLRANGIEQLVQELQADRASTKREEAMA, encoded by the coding sequence ATGAGCGACGTGCTGAAACGGCGCATGCGCTGCGCCGTCTACACCCGTAAGTCCAGTGAAGAAGGGTTGGATCAGGAATACAACTCGATTGATGCGCAGCGTGACGCAGGCCATGCATATATTGCCAGTCAGCGCGCCGAAGGCTGGATTCCGGTCGCCGACGACTATGACGACCCGGCCTTCTCCGGCGGAAACATGGAACGCCCCGGACTCAAGCGCCTGATGGCCGACATTGAGGCAGGCAAGGTTGACGTGGTTGTGATCTACAAGATTGACCGACTGACGCGCAGCCTGGCCGACTTTTCCAAGATGGTCGAAGTGTTTGAGCGCCAGGGTGTGTCCTTTGTCTCCGTGACGCAGCAATTCAACACCACAACCTCCATGGGGCGACTCATGCTCAATGTGTTGCTTTCGTTTGCACAGTTTGAACGCGAAGTTACAGGGGAGCGGATCCGGGACAAGATCGCGGCCAGCAAGCGCAAAGGCATGTGGATGGGCGGTGTCCCACCCCTTGGCTACGATGTGGAAAACCGACGCTTGGTCCCCAATCCACAGGAGGCCAAATTGATCCGCCACATCTTCACCCGGTTCGTTGAACTGGGGTCCAGCACCAAACTGGTGAAAGAACTGAAACTTGATGGCGTGACCTCAAAAGCGTGGACTACGCAGGACGGCAAGGTTCGTGAGGGCAAGCCCATTGACAAGGGTTTGGTTTACAAGCTTCTGGGCAACCGAACCTACCTGGGCGAACTTCGCCACAAAGAGCAGTGGTACCAGGCCGAACACCTGGCGATCGTCGATCAGCCTGTTTGGGACAGCGTGCACGCCATCTTGGCCACCAATGGACGCTCTCGCGCCAATGCCACACGAGCGACAACTCCATTCCTGCTGAAAGGTATTGTCTTTGGCCATGATGGTCGGGCATTGACACCTTGGCACAGCACAAAGAAAACAACCGGAAAGCGGTACCGCTATTACTTGCCCATGCGTGACCTCAAGGAGCATGCTGGTGCATCCGGATTGCCTCGTATGCCAGCGGCTGAATTGGAGTCGGCGGTACTCGACCAACTGCGCAACATTCTGCGCGCCCCAAATTTGCTCAGCGACCTGGTGCCGCAAGCAAAGAAACTGGATCCAACTCTGGACGAAGCCAAAGTCACGGTGGCCATGACGCGCTTGGACCTGATCTGGGATCAGCTGTTTCCGGCAGAGCAGACTCGCATCGTGAAGATGCTGATCGAGAAGGTGATTGTGTCGCCGAGTGACCTTGAGGTCAGGTTACGGGCGAATGGCATTGAACAGCTGGTCCAGGAATTACAGGCGGATCGAGCGAGCACAAAGCGTGAAGAGGCAATGGCATGA
- a CDS encoding LacI family transcriptional regulator, with amino-acid sequence MNEVRIHKTGEPEIIQSSDGRLTLSVPIQFKRRAGRKQVTLPNGQPSLPRPWDTAATSLQLALARGHKWLAMMESGEVSTLTEIAKKEGIDNSYVSRMVNLTTLAPDIIDAILLNELPDHLTLFDLAVDPPALWDEQRARLQIV; translated from the coding sequence ATGAATGAGGTGCGCATCCACAAAACAGGGGAGCCAGAAATCATCCAGTCAAGCGACGGTAGGCTGACTTTGTCGGTTCCCATCCAGTTCAAACGGCGTGCTGGACGCAAGCAAGTGACGCTGCCCAATGGTCAACCCAGTCTACCTCGACCGTGGGATACGGCTGCGACTTCATTGCAACTGGCCCTGGCCAGGGGCCACAAATGGCTGGCAATGATGGAGTCTGGAGAGGTCAGCACCTTGACCGAAATAGCCAAGAAGGAGGGTATCGACAACAGCTACGTCAGCCGGATGGTCAACCTGACAACCCTGGCACCGGACATCATTGACGCCATTCTGCTCAATGAATTGCCGGACCATCTGACACTGTTCGATCTAGCTGTGGACCCACCCGCGCTGTGGGATGAGCAGCGCGCACGGCTTCAGATTGTGTAG